The genomic segment CAGCGCCTGCACGGGCACGTCCGGTGCAGCCAAAACCCCCCACTGATTTTATGAGCCTGAGCGGAAGGTGCGGGACTCCCGCAGGCCAGAGGCCAGGTGAGACCCCAGGGGCGGGGAGATCGGGTGAGCCGGTCACGGATCACGCGAGTATCCGGTGCGAAAAAAATAAGGTGACCGGAATCCTGCCTGAAAACGGGCAAAACAGGGGGGCCTGTCTCCACAAATGGACAGGGGAGGCCTTGAATTTTCCGAAAAAATAAATTATTATGGTATTAGCAGCACCACTTTCTGAGTGCTAACGAAACCCTGAATAACCTTAATGCAAGTGTTTTGTTTAATTGAAAGGATGCGATTCATTATGAGTTATCAGGTTGCCTACATTAGTACTTATCTACCGCAAAAATGCGGCATTGCGACGTATACGTACCATCTCAGACAAAACGTCCAGAAGGCAAGACGCGACTCGCTGGATGATCCCGTCGTCGTGATAAAGGATAAACATATACACTATCCTGAAGATCACTTTTTTAATATAGCGATTAAAAGAGATTGCCGGGAGGATTACATCAAAGCGGCTGAAGCTTTGAATAAAAGTTCTGTATCAGTCGTCTCCCTGCAGCATGAATTTGGCATTTTCGGGGGAGAAGGCGGGAAATATATTCTCGAACTCGTTCGCAGACTGAAAAAGCCGCTCGTTACCACGTTCCATACCGTCTTCAGGACGCCGGTGCCTCCGTACACCCCCATCCAGCGCGAGATTGCGGACAGAAGTGACCGGATTATTGTGATGAACCACAAGGCCGTCGGTTATCTGACCCGTATGTTTCATCTGCCGGCTTCAAAGATTTCGTTTATTCCGCATGGCACACCGCAGCCTGATCTGAAGGGGCGGGAAGGCTTCCGGGAAGCGCTCGGCTGGACAAACCGCAAAGTCATCATGACCTTCGGCTTCATCAGCCGGAACAAGGGGATCGAAGCCGTGCTCCGTGCCCTGCCTGACGTCGTAAAGCGGGTTCCGGACGTCCTGTATGTCATCGCCGGACAGACCCACCCCAATGTCAAACGGCAGGAAGGGGAGTCCTACCGGAATTTTCTTAAAAAGATCATTCGCGAAAACAGGCTTGAAAAACATGTCCTGATGATCGACGAGTTTATGACGGAGCAGGACCTGGTTCACTATATTACGGCATGTGATCTGTATATTACCCCTTATCCGGGCATGGAGCAGATCACGAGCGGGACGCTGGCCTATGCGGTCGGACTCGGTCGGCCGGTACTGACAACGCCCTATCGTTATGCCCAGGATCTGCTGAAAGGAAATGAAGCCCTCTTCGTTCCATTCAACGATCAGGCAGGCTGGTCGGAAAAAATCAGTGTCCTGCTTTCAAAACCGGCACTTCTGAAAAAATACCAGAATAGCATCGCCCACATCGGTCAGATTATGAGCTGGCCTCAGGTGGGCAAAAGATACAGTCAGCTATTCGCCGAATCGGCATCCCGTGCACATGCAGAGTCTGTGATGACGGAGGCGGATAATCTTGCCGGAGAAACCAGCTGACTTCACTCATCTGGAAAACATGACGGACGACACAGGCCTTCTTGAGCACGCCATCGGCAGCCTCCCCCGCCGCGGCGAGGGGTACACAACAGATGACAATGCCCGCGCGCTTTGGGTCGCAGCCGGCTGGTATCACCAGCTGGCTCAGTCCGCTCATCCGGACAGAGCTCAGATGAAGCGCCTCCTGCGTCTGGCAGACACCTATCTCGCTTTTCTCGTCTGGGCGCAGGAGCCGGACGGCCATTTTTACAACAATTTTGCCTATGACCGGAGAAAGGAAGCGGAACAGCCGTCCGACGACTGTCTCGGACGGACGCTCTTTTCATGTGCCGAGGCCTGCCGCCTTCTCCCGGATAAAGACCGTCGCTATGTGCTCGCCGAACTGCTGCAGAATGGATTCTGTACTGCCGACCGTCTCGTGCATCTGCGCGGGATCGCCTATGCGCTGGCGGCGGCCTGCTCACTGATGAAGATGGCTGAAACCGTTCCGACTGAGCCAGGATTTGCGACGTTTATTTATAAAATGATGCCGGAGCTGATTGATCAGTTTGAATCGAAACTGAAGGCCCATTATCGGGATCATGCCGATCAGGACTGGCACTGGTTTGCCCCTTCAATCACCTACAGCAACGGCATTCTGCCCTGGGCTCTTCTGAAAGCCCGCCTGATTACCGGAAAAAGCGATACACTGCGTATCGCAGGCGA from the Sporolactobacillus sp. Y61 genome contains:
- a CDS encoding glycosyltransferase, coding for MPEKPADFTHLENMTDDTGLLEHAIGSLPRRGEGYTTDDNARALWVAAGWYHQLAQSAHPDRAQMKRLLRLADTYLAFLVWAQEPDGHFYNNFAYDRRKEAEQPSDDCLGRTLFSCAEACRLLPDKDRRYVLAELLQNGFCTADRLVHLRGIAYALAAACSLMKMAETVPTEPGFATFIYKMMPELIDQFESKLKAHYRDHADQDWHWFAPSITYSNGILPWALLKARLITGKSDTLRIAGEALDFLIEKMTAPEGHLRPVGNKGWCTRKSCAMWDQQPVDIMALALAAEEAAGAAAHPARYLDVIEKAHAWFLGKNDGQRPMANLKTGAGYDGLLPDGVNRNQGAESTIAFLITELVYIRNLPDVKENKEVAGQTV
- a CDS encoding glycosyltransferase family 4 protein; protein product: MSYQVAYISTYLPQKCGIATYTYHLRQNVQKARRDSLDDPVVVIKDKHIHYPEDHFFNIAIKRDCREDYIKAAEALNKSSVSVVSLQHEFGIFGGEGGKYILELVRRLKKPLVTTFHTVFRTPVPPYTPIQREIADRSDRIIVMNHKAVGYLTRMFHLPASKISFIPHGTPQPDLKGREGFREALGWTNRKVIMTFGFISRNKGIEAVLRALPDVVKRVPDVLYVIAGQTHPNVKRQEGESYRNFLKKIIRENRLEKHVLMIDEFMTEQDLVHYITACDLYITPYPGMEQITSGTLAYAVGLGRPVLTTPYRYAQDLLKGNEALFVPFNDQAGWSEKISVLLSKPALLKKYQNSIAHIGQIMSWPQVGKRYSQLFAESASRAHAESVMTEADNLAGETS